The genomic interval CACTAATTATTGTGCTTTTTACAATTCTAATTATTGGTGGGCTTTTCAGTTATAGTCAATTAAGTTACGAATTAGTCCCAAAATTTGAAACAAATGTAATCACCGTTTCAACCGTATATCCCGGAGCGTCTCCAAATGAGATTGAAAATACCGTTACTAAGAAAATTGAAGATGCAGTTTCCTCGTTAGAAAATATTAAAAAAATTGATTCTAAATCTTATGAAAGTCTTTCAACAGTAATGATTACATTGACATCAAATGCCAATGCAGATTATTCAATAAACGAAGCACAACGTAAAATTAATTCAATTCTAGCAGATTTACCTAAGGATGCAGATCCTCCTTCATTAATAAAATTTTCTTTAAGTGATCTTCCAATCATGACTATTGGAACCAATGGAAAAATGGATGAGGCTGAATTCTATGATTTAATTGATAAAAAAATATCGCCTGTGTTATCCCGTATTGATGGTGTGGCACAAGTAAATATTATTGGTGGTCAAGAGCGTGAAATTCAAGTAAATTTAAATGCAACAAAACTTCAAGGGTACGGTTTATCAGTACCACAAGTACAACAAATCATTTTAGCATCTAACTTAGATTTTCCAACAGGAAGTATTCAAACTAGAGAACAGAAAATATTAATTCGATTAGCAGGTAAATATAAAAATGTTGATGAATTAAGAAATTTGGTAGTATCCTCTCAAAACAATATTCAAATTCGTTTAAAAGATATTGCAGATGTTCAAGACACTCAAAAAAATGCTGAAAAAATAGCACGTGTAAATCAAAAAAGCGCAATTATTTTACAAATTATAAAACAATCAGATGCTAATGCAGTTGCTGTTAGTGATAAGGTTGTAAGCACAATAAAATTACTTGAAAATGATTATAAAACAAACCAATTAAAATTTAACATAGCTAAAGATAGTAGTCGTTTTACATTAGAAGCATCTGATTCTGTTATACATGATTTAATGATTGCTGTATTTTTAGTTGCTTTTGTAATGTTGTTTTTCTTACATAGCATTAGAAATTCTTTAATTGTAATGGTTTCCATTCCTGCATCTTTAATTGCAACATTTACAGGCATTTACTTGCTTGGGTATACACTAAACTTAATGAGTTTATTAGCATTATCACTAGTTGTAGGTATTTTGGTTGATGATGCAATTGTTGTTTTAGAAAATATCTATAGACATATGGAAATGGGGAAAAATAGGGTTCGTGCAGCTTATGAGGGCACTTCTGAAATAGCAGGAACGGTAACTTCAATTACCTTAGTAATTGTTGTAGTTTTTTTACCAATTGCATTGAGTTCTGGTTTAGTTTCCGACATTATCACTCAATTTTGTGTTACCGTAATTATTTCTACATTATTTTCTTTATTAGCGTCTTTCACTCTTATTCCTTGGTTATCTTCTCGTTTTGGAAAACTAGAGCATATAGAGGGTAAAAATTTATTTGGAAGAATTATTCTACGTTTTGAAAGCTTTCTAACGAATTTTACAAACTGGATTTCTAGAATACTAACTTGGTGTTTAGATTATTATAAAACTACTTTAATTGTTGTTTTAGTGTTGTTTTTTAGTTCTGTAGCACTTCTTCCTGCTGGATTTATTGGTAGTGAGTTTTTTGCGGCATCTGATAGTGGTGAGTTTTTAGTTCAAATTGAAATGCCTAAAAATGCTTCATTAGAGCAAACCAACTTTATGACTCAAAAAGCAGAAGCTTTTTTAAATTCAAAAAAATATGTTTACAGTCAGTATTCAACTGTTGGTCAAACCAGTGAAGGAATGGGGGCTGCTCAAGCTACGGCATACAAAGCTGAAATTAATGTTAAAATGATTGACCAAAACGAACGTACGGATGGTGCTACTGTTTTTGCTGCAAAAATAAAACGAGAATTAGAAAAGGTTTTAGTTGGTGCTAAAGTTAAAACGGTTCCTGTTGGTCTTTTAGGATCAGCCGAAAATGCAACATTAGCATTGGTTGTTACAGGGCCAAATGTAGAAAGTGCCATGAAATTTGCCAAATTAGCAGAGTTAGAATTACGTAAAATTGCAGGAACTACTGAAATTAAACTAACTGTTGAAGAGGGAAGTCCGGAAGTTAATGTTCAAGTAGATCGAGATAAAATGTCTGCTTTAGGTTTAACACTTCAGACAGTAGGTGTAACTATGCAAACAGCTTATAGTGGTAATACAGATGGAAAATTTAGAGGCGGTGAATACGAATATGACATTAATATTAAATACAATGCATTTGATAGAAAAAACATTAATGATGTTAGTAATCTTATTTTTGTGAATAACATTGGACAACAAATTAAGTTATCACAATTTGCAGCAATCACTGAAGGTTCTGGTCCAAGTCAATTAGAACGAAGAGATAAATCTCCTTCGGTAACTGTTCAAGGACAAAACGTTGGAGTTTCATCAGGAACAATTGTAACACAATGGCAAGAAAAGCTTGATAAATTAGAAAAACCAATTGGAGTTAATTATATTTGGAGTGGAGATCAAGAAAACCAAAGTGAAGGTTTTGGTACTTTAGGAATTGCACTATTAGCTGCTATTATATTAGTTTATTTAGTAATGGTGGGGCTTTATGATAGTTTTATTCATCCAT from Polaribacter sejongensis carries:
- a CDS encoding efflux RND transporter permease subunit; translated protein: MKLAEISIKRPSLIIVLFTILIIGGLFSYSQLSYELVPKFETNVITVSTVYPGASPNEIENTVTKKIEDAVSSLENIKKIDSKSYESLSTVMITLTSNANADYSINEAQRKINSILADLPKDADPPSLIKFSLSDLPIMTIGTNGKMDEAEFYDLIDKKISPVLSRIDGVAQVNIIGGQEREIQVNLNATKLQGYGLSVPQVQQIILASNLDFPTGSIQTREQKILIRLAGKYKNVDELRNLVVSSQNNIQIRLKDIADVQDTQKNAEKIARVNQKSAIILQIIKQSDANAVAVSDKVVSTIKLLENDYKTNQLKFNIAKDSSRFTLEASDSVIHDLMIAVFLVAFVMLFFLHSIRNSLIVMVSIPASLIATFTGIYLLGYTLNLMSLLALSLVVGILVDDAIVVLENIYRHMEMGKNRVRAAYEGTSEIAGTVTSITLVIVVVFLPIALSSGLVSDIITQFCVTVIISTLFSLLASFTLIPWLSSRFGKLEHIEGKNLFGRIILRFESFLTNFTNWISRILTWCLDYYKTTLIVVLVLFFSSVALLPAGFIGSEFFAASDSGEFLVQIEMPKNASLEQTNFMTQKAEAFLNSKKYVYSQYSTVGQTSEGMGAAQATAYKAEINVKMIDQNERTDGATVFAAKIKRELEKVLVGAKVKTVPVGLLGSAENATLALVVTGPNVESAMKFAKLAELELRKIAGTTEIKLTVEEGSPEVNVQVDRDKMSALGLTLQTVGVTMQTAYSGNTDGKFRGGEYEYDINIKYNAFDRKNINDVSNLIFVNNIGQQIKLSQFAAITEGSGPSQLERRDKSPSVTVQGQNVGVSSGTIVTQWQEKLDKLEKPIGVNYIWSGDQENQSEGFGTLGIALLAAIILVYLVMVGLYDSFIHPFVVLFAVPLSFIGALLALALTNNSLNIFTILGIIMLIGLVSKNAIMLVDFTNQRRAAGESIRTALIQANHARLRPILMTTIAMVFGMIPIAIASGAGAEWKNGLAWVIIGGLISSLFLTLVVVPVIYEIMEKIVDKLTKGESVDYEAAMHEVYEHHDLSEDGYTPKHEM